The Microbacterium sp. SORGH_AS_0862 genome has a segment encoding these proteins:
- a CDS encoding DNA methyltransferase has translation MSALLSPLFLQHPTDTYEQFIRDKVAFDRSFGFPVHDDDLPAILKPHQRAIVKWALAGGRRAIFAAFGLGKSVMQLATLHTTITHPASEVPGGRALIVAPLGVRGEFIRDGRELLGIEVRFVRRTEDVDLSWSGIYVTNYESVRDGKLDVDLFDAVSLDEASVLRSFGSKTYQEFLPLFERIPYRFVATATPSPNRHKELIHYAGFLGIMDTGQALTRFFVRNSSKANDLRLYPHKEREFWLWLNTWACFVQRPSDLGFPDDGYDLPPLTINWEEVQVDIASDEVERNGQGVLVSGGAMSLQATAREKRKTLTQRVARALTLVREHVELHGADEPVILWCDLNDEQDLLESMLRAEGLPFSSIHGSLDDVEAERRLDAWRAAETTELIGKPVQLGQGMNLQRAATAIFVGVTYKFNDTIQAVHRIQRFGQTRPVTVHLVYAETESAIRDTLLAKWEEHDRLTDTMSDIIREFGLNPGAVSAALRRAIGVDRSEESGPGWVLAHNDCVLEARDHLSDDSVDLLVTSWPFSNHYEYSPNYNDFGHTDDNLHFWQQMDYLTRELYRVMKPGRIYAAHVKDRINFGAVTGAGVPTSSPFHAEGIVHMLKHGFDYLGMITITTDVVRENNQTYRLGYTEMRKDATKMGVGSPEYVLLFHKPQTDRQRGYADERVEKDERDYSLARWQIDAAADWRSSGNRLLAPDELAALSPEILAKLFKNQARANVYDYDTHVATGEALQARDALPKKFASIHAGSWRPDVWDDVNRMLTLNGEQSRRALEFHICPLQFDIVDRLITRYSNPGDLVLDVFSGLGTVALRARRLGRSGYGIELNPTSHRDAVMYQRELDQEQATPTLFDLLDLEGGAA, from the coding sequence ATGAGCGCTCTGCTCTCGCCCCTGTTCCTGCAACACCCCACCGACACCTACGAGCAGTTCATCCGCGACAAAGTCGCCTTCGACCGGTCGTTCGGCTTCCCGGTCCACGATGACGACCTCCCAGCGATCCTCAAGCCCCACCAGCGCGCCATTGTGAAGTGGGCGCTCGCTGGTGGACGCCGCGCGATCTTCGCCGCGTTCGGGCTCGGTAAGTCGGTGATGCAGCTTGCGACGCTGCACACCACGATCACGCACCCCGCCTCCGAGGTGCCGGGTGGACGCGCGCTAATCGTCGCGCCTCTGGGTGTGCGTGGTGAGTTCATCCGTGATGGCCGTGAGCTGCTTGGTATCGAGGTGCGCTTCGTGCGTCGCACCGAGGATGTCGACCTCTCATGGTCGGGCATCTACGTCACGAACTACGAGAGCGTGCGCGACGGCAAGCTCGACGTCGACCTGTTCGACGCGGTGTCCCTCGACGAGGCGTCGGTGCTGCGCTCGTTCGGGTCGAAGACCTATCAGGAGTTCCTGCCGCTGTTCGAGCGGATCCCGTACCGGTTCGTCGCGACCGCGACGCCCTCACCGAACCGGCACAAGGAGCTGATCCACTACGCCGGCTTCCTCGGCATCATGGACACCGGCCAGGCCCTGACACGCTTCTTCGTCCGCAACAGTTCGAAGGCAAACGACCTGCGCCTGTACCCGCACAAGGAGCGGGAGTTCTGGCTGTGGCTGAACACGTGGGCGTGCTTCGTGCAGCGCCCGTCGGATCTCGGCTTCCCGGATGACGGCTACGACCTGCCACCGTTGACGATCAACTGGGAGGAGGTGCAGGTCGACATCGCCTCGGACGAGGTGGAACGCAACGGCCAGGGCGTGCTCGTCAGCGGTGGCGCCATGTCGCTGCAGGCCACCGCGCGCGAGAAGCGCAAGACCCTCACGCAGCGCGTCGCACGTGCTCTCACACTCGTGCGCGAGCACGTCGAGCTGCACGGCGCCGACGAGCCGGTGATCCTCTGGTGCGACCTCAACGACGAGCAGGACCTGCTGGAGTCGATGCTCCGCGCCGAAGGCCTCCCGTTCTCCAGCATCCACGGCAGCCTCGACGACGTTGAAGCCGAACGGCGCCTCGACGCGTGGCGCGCAGCCGAGACGACCGAGCTGATCGGCAAACCCGTGCAGCTCGGGCAGGGTATGAACCTGCAGCGCGCGGCCACCGCGATCTTCGTCGGCGTGACCTACAAGTTCAACGACACGATCCAGGCCGTGCACCGCATCCAACGGTTCGGCCAGACACGACCCGTCACCGTGCACCTGGTCTACGCCGAGACCGAGTCGGCGATCCGCGACACCCTCCTCGCGAAGTGGGAGGAGCACGACCGTCTTACCGACACGATGAGCGACATCATTCGCGAGTTCGGCCTCAACCCCGGCGCCGTCTCCGCCGCGCTGCGCCGAGCGATCGGCGTCGACCGCTCCGAAGAGTCCGGGCCCGGATGGGTGCTCGCACACAACGACTGCGTGCTCGAAGCCCGCGACCACCTGAGCGACGACTCCGTCGACCTGCTCGTCACCTCGTGGCCGTTCTCTAACCACTACGAGTACTCACCGAACTACAACGACTTCGGCCACACCGACGACAACTTGCACTTCTGGCAGCAGATGGACTACCTCACGCGCGAGCTCTACCGGGTGATGAAACCCGGCCGCATCTACGCCGCGCACGTCAAGGACCGCATCAACTTCGGAGCCGTCACCGGCGCCGGCGTCCCCACGTCCTCGCCATTCCACGCCGAAGGCATCGTGCACATGCTCAAGCACGGCTTCGACTACCTCGGCATGATCACCATCACCACCGACGTCGTCCGCGAGAACAACCAGACCTACCGCCTCGGCTACACCGAGATGCGCAAGGACGCGACCAAGATGGGCGTCGGCTCGCCCGAATACGTCCTCCTCTTCCACAAGCCGCAGACCGACCGCCAGCGCGGGTACGCCGACGAACGAGTCGAGAAGGACGAACGCGACTACTCGCTCGCCCGCTGGCAGATCGACGCCGCCGCCGACTGGCGATCCTCCGGCAACCGACTCCTCGCACCCGACGAGCTCGCCGCCCTCAGCCCCGAGATCCTCGCGAAGCTGTTCAAGAACCAAGCCCGCGCGAACGTCTACGACTACGACACCCACGTCGCCACCGGCGAAGCCCTCCAAGCCCGCGACGCCCTCCCCAAGAAGTTCGCCTCCATCCACGCCGGATCCTGGCGCCCCGACGTCTGGGACGACGTCAACCGCATGCTCACCCTCAACGGCGAACAGTCCCGCCGAGCCCTCGAGTTCCACATCTGCCCCCTCCAGTTCGACATCGTCGACCGCCTCATCACCCGCTACTCCAACCCCGGCGATCTCGTCCTCGACGTGTTCAGCGGCCTCGGCACCGTCGCACTCCGCGCTCGCCGCCTCGGGCGCAGCGGCTACGGCATCGAGCTGAACCCGACATCGCACCGTGACGCGGTGATGTATCAGCGGGAGCTTGACCAGGAGCAGGCGACGCCGACCTTGTTCGATCTGCTCGATCTTGAGGGCGGTGCAGCGTGA
- a CDS encoding DNA cytosine methyltransferase, with protein sequence MNGIPFLDFFAGFGGASSGLVEAGFELSTAYNHWDTAIAVHSANHRRADHVQGDLSGYDMRRLPRGVPFLWASPECTWHSPAGGRKRLRRDPQLDLFDDYVPNEAGERSRATMFDPIRATEARSFDVTIIENVPEVASWPLFPAWLRMWEDLGYSWQIVNASAAHIYSPTNAPAGQWRDRIYIVLNRKGLRMPRIEPRPPAWCEQCGSVVEAVQSWKKDHPIRVGKYGRQYVYVCGAGQHARQVVEPFVLPASAVIDWSDLGERIGDRKRPLAAATMRRIEVGARMFARPAIVAHHGETWDAANPRHPRHAELGAYYRVWAPDAAPLMARNASGGDALAVPPFLTAVNHDADHRAMRLDGGPLPTRSTKIGDGLVFPPFITHHYGDAAGRNGDRRVSLAELPLGAMTTTMSQGIAVPPYVVEYFGTSTARDMDQPLSAVLAGAQHHGLAIPPGAFLSKHHGGLDYRAIEHMNKPISEPLPTIVAAPNVSLVIPTRTRPEASYEGDLPFDLDDVRFRMLGPREHLRAQRFADDYDTSAANKSQTTKGAGNAVPVNVAHWLGGFVAEAIGAAA encoded by the coding sequence GTGAACGGCATCCCGTTCCTCGACTTCTTCGCCGGGTTCGGCGGCGCATCGTCCGGGCTGGTCGAGGCTGGCTTCGAGCTGTCGACGGCCTACAACCACTGGGACACGGCCATCGCCGTGCACTCGGCAAACCATCGCCGCGCAGACCACGTACAAGGCGACCTCTCCGGCTACGACATGCGCCGCCTACCGCGCGGTGTGCCCTTCCTCTGGGCGTCGCCAGAATGCACCTGGCACTCGCCGGCGGGCGGGCGTAAGCGTCTGCGCCGCGACCCGCAGCTCGACCTGTTCGACGACTACGTCCCGAACGAGGCGGGGGAGCGCTCGCGGGCGACCATGTTCGACCCGATCCGCGCGACCGAGGCTCGTTCATTCGACGTGACGATCATCGAGAACGTCCCCGAGGTCGCTTCGTGGCCGCTGTTCCCTGCCTGGCTGCGCATGTGGGAGGACCTCGGCTACTCCTGGCAGATCGTCAACGCCTCCGCGGCGCACATCTACTCGCCAACGAACGCTCCCGCCGGGCAGTGGCGCGACCGGATCTACATCGTTCTCAACCGCAAGGGCCTCCGCATGCCGCGCATCGAACCGCGGCCTCCGGCATGGTGCGAGCAGTGCGGATCCGTGGTCGAGGCGGTGCAGTCCTGGAAGAAGGATCACCCGATCCGCGTCGGCAAGTACGGCCGCCAGTACGTCTACGTGTGCGGCGCGGGCCAACACGCGCGTCAGGTCGTCGAGCCGTTCGTGCTTCCGGCCTCCGCGGTCATCGACTGGTCCGATCTCGGTGAGCGCATCGGTGACCGTAAGCGCCCGCTCGCGGCCGCCACGATGCGCCGCATCGAGGTCGGCGCTCGCATGTTCGCCCGCCCTGCGATCGTCGCCCACCACGGCGAAACGTGGGATGCGGCGAACCCTCGGCACCCGCGCCACGCCGAACTCGGCGCCTACTACCGTGTGTGGGCTCCGGACGCGGCGCCGCTCATGGCGCGCAACGCGTCCGGAGGCGACGCCCTCGCGGTGCCGCCGTTCCTCACCGCGGTCAATCACGACGCAGACCACCGGGCGATGCGACTGGACGGCGGGCCGCTCCCGACACGATCAACGAAGATCGGCGACGGGCTCGTGTTCCCGCCGTTCATCACGCATCACTACGGAGACGCCGCGGGACGCAACGGCGACCGTCGTGTCAGCCTCGCCGAGCTGCCTCTCGGTGCGATGACCACGACGATGTCTCAGGGCATCGCGGTGCCGCCGTACGTCGTCGAGTACTTCGGGACGTCGACGGCCCGCGACATGGATCAGCCGCTCTCGGCAGTGCTTGCCGGCGCGCAGCACCACGGCCTCGCGATCCCGCCGGGCGCCTTTCTGTCCAAGCATCACGGCGGACTGGACTACCGCGCGATCGAGCACATGAACAAACCGATCAGCGAGCCCCTGCCGACCATCGTCGCCGCCCCCAACGTCTCGCTCGTCATCCCCACCCGCACCCGACCGGAAGCGAGCTACGAGGGCGATCTGCCCTTCGACCTCGACGACGTCCGATTCAGGATGCTCGGCCCCCGTGAACACCTCCGCGCCCAACGCTTCGCGGACGACTATGACACCAGCGCAGCCAACAAGTCCCAGACGACCAAGGGCGCAGGCAACGCAGTACCGGTGAACGTCGCCCACTGGCTCGGCGGCTTCGTCGCTGAGGCAATCGGAGCAGCAGCATGA